One segment of Amycolatopsis alba DSM 44262 DNA contains the following:
- a CDS encoding FAD-dependent monooxygenase: METEVIVVGGGPTGLMLAAELGLAGVRTVVVEKLVERSGQSKAGGLQPRTAEVLDQRGLLDNVLDRASARHGAGGHFAALPVPLDCRSWRTRHPWGVPIPQARVEEVLEKRVVEYGIPVLRGHELVALDQDTEGVTGTVTGPDGEAVPLRGHYLVACDGAHSRVRKLVGVGFPGTAGTISAVVSDIVLTSRSDAVPTTMEHFSRHVRGKGGHWTALSPLDNGCYRLMFGSQSRVPRDTPVTLAEARTALQAVYGEETDLQELRWASRFSNASRQVDRYRVDRVFFAGDAAHIHLPVGGQGINLGIQDAVNLGWKLAARLRDRAGDALLDGYHAERHPVAARVLNNTKAQGVLLNMIEDENVAALRDIVLDLARTPDGNRYLAGMISGLDVRYGDSEHPLVGSRMPDLGLTTAVGPTRTYDLLRGGRGLLLELDGEATLAGHARGRVDHVSATVTEDWRDAVDARAVLVRPDGHVCWVAGAESPEAALLHWFGR, translated from the coding sequence ATGGAGACCGAGGTCATCGTGGTGGGTGGTGGGCCGACCGGGTTGATGCTGGCCGCCGAGCTGGGCCTGGCCGGGGTGCGGACCGTGGTGGTGGAGAAGCTTGTCGAGCGCAGCGGCCAGTCCAAGGCCGGCGGTCTGCAACCGCGCACCGCCGAGGTGCTGGACCAGCGTGGCCTGCTCGACAACGTGCTGGACCGCGCGTCGGCGCGGCACGGGGCGGGCGGTCACTTCGCGGCGCTGCCGGTTCCGCTGGACTGCCGGTCCTGGCGGACCCGGCATCCGTGGGGTGTGCCGATTCCGCAGGCACGGGTCGAGGAAGTGCTGGAGAAGCGGGTCGTCGAGTACGGCATCCCGGTGCTGCGCGGGCACGAACTGGTCGCACTGGATCAGGACACCGAGGGCGTCACCGGGACCGTGACCGGTCCGGATGGCGAGGCGGTGCCGCTACGCGGGCACTACCTGGTCGCTTGCGACGGCGCGCACAGCAGGGTGCGCAAGCTGGTCGGCGTCGGCTTCCCCGGTACGGCGGGCACGATCTCCGCGGTCGTCTCCGATATCGTGCTGACCAGCCGGTCGGACGCGGTACCGACCACAATGGAGCATTTCAGCAGGCACGTCCGCGGTAAGGGCGGCCACTGGACGGCACTGTCTCCATTGGACAATGGGTGCTACCGGCTGATGTTCGGCTCGCAGTCCAGGGTCCCCCGTGATACCCCGGTCACCTTGGCCGAGGCGCGCACCGCGCTGCAGGCCGTGTACGGCGAGGAAACCGACCTTCAGGAGCTCCGGTGGGCATCGCGGTTCAGCAACGCCTCGCGGCAGGTCGACCGGTATCGGGTGGACCGGGTGTTCTTCGCAGGCGACGCGGCGCACATCCACCTCCCTGTCGGCGGGCAGGGCATCAACCTCGGTATCCAGGACGCGGTCAACCTCGGCTGGAAGCTCGCGGCGCGACTGCGTGACCGGGCGGGAGACGCGTTGTTGGACGGCTACCACGCCGAGCGCCACCCGGTGGCCGCCCGTGTGCTGAACAACACCAAGGCACAGGGCGTGCTGCTGAACATGATCGAGGACGAGAACGTCGCGGCGCTGCGCGACATCGTCCTCGATCTCGCGCGGACACCTGACGGCAACCGCTACCTGGCCGGCATGATCTCCGGCCTCGACGTGCGCTACGGCGACTCGGAGCATCCACTGGTGGGCTCCCGGATGCCCGATCTCGGGCTGACCACGGCCGTCGGCCCGACCAGGACCTACGACCTGCTCCGCGGCGGTCGGGGCCTGCTGCTGGAACTCGACGGCGAGGCGACGCTGGCCGGCCACGCACGAGGCCGGGTCGACCACGTGTCGGCGACCGTGACCGAGGACTGGCGGGACGCGGTGGACGCGCGGGCGGTGCTGGTTCGCCCGGACGGCCACGTGTGCTGGGTGGCGGGTGCTGAGAGCCCGGAAGCCGCGCTGCTCCACTGGTTCGGCCGGTAA
- a CDS encoding S1 family peptidase has product MSRVGSLRRNLIRAAGVALVGTACALAVPGSAGAVVNGKDSTERYEFMASIPEIVPEMNNAKGVCGAVLVHPQWVVTAAHCVDPGRNPARPEGTVRIGSQGRTSGGTVRSIDSWVRHPGYEPGAPNKNDIALVRLDRPVSQQPIRIAERPGRPGTPTRLMGFGTTVDTGDLTKAVFPERLQELDTRRGAVSECSPGYADRTRLCTISRKPDAMACMGDSGGPQVQRGKSGRWELIGVTSGPGDDDVPCANGPGLYTSVPAYAGWIHRTIHKHS; this is encoded by the coding sequence ATGTCGAGAGTGGGTTCCTTGCGCCGCAACCTGATTCGTGCCGCCGGTGTCGCACTGGTGGGCACCGCCTGCGCACTCGCGGTGCCAGGGAGTGCCGGCGCCGTGGTGAACGGGAAGGACTCCACCGAGCGCTACGAGTTCATGGCCTCGATCCCGGAGATCGTGCCCGAGATGAACAACGCCAAGGGTGTCTGCGGCGCGGTGCTGGTCCATCCGCAGTGGGTGGTGACCGCGGCGCACTGCGTCGATCCGGGACGCAACCCGGCCAGGCCGGAAGGGACGGTCCGCATCGGCAGCCAAGGGCGGACCTCCGGCGGCACGGTCCGCTCGATCGACAGCTGGGTGCGCCACCCTGGCTACGAACCGGGCGCGCCGAACAAGAACGACATCGCCTTGGTACGCCTGGACCGCCCGGTCTCCCAGCAGCCGATCCGGATCGCCGAGCGCCCCGGCCGCCCCGGTACGCCGACCCGCTTGATGGGCTTCGGCACCACCGTCGACACCGGCGACCTGACCAAGGCGGTGTTCCCCGAACGGCTCCAGGAACTCGACACCCGCCGCGGGGCGGTGTCCGAATGCTCGCCCGGCTACGCGGACCGGACCCGGCTGTGCACGATCAGCCGCAAGCCTGACGCCATGGCGTGCATGGGCGACTCCGGCGGGCCCCAGGTCCAGCGCGGGAAGAGCGGCCGATGGGAACTGATCGGCGTCACCTCCGGCCCCGGCGACGACGACGTCCCCTGCGCCAACGGACCCGGCCTCTACACCAGCGTGCCCGCCTACGCCGGCTGGATCCACCGCACCATCCACAAACACAGCTGA
- a CDS encoding trypsin-like serine protease: MRTPRFALALTLALATAALPVLSTADAAPADKISVAATPTDQLRAADMGTRIINGERTTVKENPSVIAGMRVGGGGPQGQSCTASVVGKRKILTAAHCMVDTTGAKSYLYGDDDLNTPGDETFRTAVASFKAHPQYSGSGGWRTGNDVAVVTTVDDIPVPESQWAKVAGSGDSALTKPGKSGISLGYGKTSASGGSGELRKTTLPVNDPAGCQVFDIRVNGDLMVCTGYNDGRTADCSGDSGGPFIVDGVIVGVSSWGSSACDRYSIMARLTNAMGDWARAEIGGTQPGDGKFGIALSPSSGKADPGKHVSTSLTTTAGDQGPEKLELSASALPAGTTATFQPSSTVDSGQVAKLTMQTSASTQAGTYKVTVTAKGVSGSKTAEFTLTVGDGGTGDGPRPSASPNSGIVPPGGYANATITVTGGTGPIRLSGAGLSYSPTFSPQTINPGGTSRMTVMGPYQRGNHKVTITATDSTGKAGTTEYTLTVR; encoded by the coding sequence ATGAGAACACCACGCTTCGCACTGGCCCTCACTCTCGCACTGGCCACGGCGGCCCTGCCCGTCTTGAGCACCGCCGATGCCGCCCCGGCCGACAAGATCAGCGTCGCGGCGACCCCGACCGATCAGCTCCGTGCGGCGGACATGGGTACCCGGATCATCAACGGGGAACGCACCACGGTCAAGGAGAACCCGTCCGTCATCGCGGGCATGCGCGTCGGGGGCGGAGGTCCGCAGGGACAGTCCTGCACCGCCTCCGTGGTCGGCAAGCGCAAGATCCTGACCGCGGCGCACTGCATGGTCGATACCACCGGTGCCAAGAGCTACCTCTACGGCGACGACGACCTGAACACCCCCGGCGACGAGACGTTCCGCACGGCCGTCGCCTCGTTCAAGGCCCACCCCCAGTACAGCGGCTCCGGTGGCTGGCGGACGGGCAACGACGTCGCGGTGGTCACCACCGTCGACGACATCCCGGTGCCGGAAAGCCAGTGGGCCAAGGTGGCGGGCTCGGGAGACAGCGCGCTCACCAAGCCGGGCAAGTCCGGCATCTCCCTCGGCTACGGCAAGACCTCGGCGAGCGGCGGCTCCGGCGAACTCCGCAAGACCACCCTGCCGGTCAACGACCCCGCCGGCTGCCAGGTCTTCGACATCCGGGTCAACGGTGACCTGATGGTGTGCACGGGCTACAACGACGGCCGCACCGCCGACTGCTCGGGTGACAGCGGCGGTCCGTTCATCGTGGACGGCGTGATCGTCGGTGTCTCGTCATGGGGCTCCAGCGCCTGTGACCGCTACAGCATCATGGCGCGCCTGACCAACGCGATGGGCGACTGGGCCCGCGCCGAGATCGGCGGAACCCAGCCCGGCGACGGCAAGTTCGGCATCGCGTTGTCGCCATCGTCCGGCAAGGCCGATCCCGGTAAGCACGTCTCCACCAGCCTCACCACCACGGCAGGAGACCAGGGCCCGGAAAAGCTGGAGCTGAGCGCGTCCGCACTGCCCGCCGGAACGACCGCCACCTTCCAGCCCTCGTCGACCGTCGACTCCGGGCAGGTCGCCAAACTGACCATGCAGACCTCGGCGAGCACCCAGGCGGGCACCTACAAGGTCACCGTCACGGCCAAGGGCGTCTCCGGATCCAAGACCGCCGAGTTCACCCTCACGGTCGGAGACGGCGGTACCGGTGACGGTCCCAGACCGTCCGCCTCGCCGAACTCCGGCATCGTCCCGCCCGGCGGCTATGCGAACGCGACGATCACCGTCACCGGCGGCACGGGTCCCATCCGGCTCAGCGGCGCCGGACTGTCCTACTCGCCGACGTTCTCACCGCAGACCATCAACCCCGGCGGCACTTCGCGGATGACGGTCATGGGGCCGTATCAGCGCGGTAACCACAAGGTGACCATCACGGCGACGGACAGCACCGGCAAGGCCGGAACCACGGAGTACACCCTCACGGTCCGGTGA